The Vicia villosa cultivar HV-30 ecotype Madison, WI linkage group LG1, Vvil1.0, whole genome shotgun sequence genome includes a region encoding these proteins:
- the LOC131644274 gene encoding U-box domain-containing protein 44-like, whose protein sequence is MVGLELIPIGTILTVVTNQVLRTAHAAADVLIGKESFKALSKYLFDIEPVLKELQRQELNDSQPARFALESLEADVKRANTLVEKYKNRGRFYLLVKCRSIVEEVEQVTRDIGRSLAALSIANTEVLSRISDQVDKLQDEMQRVEFEASQSQLEIVDKLNQGLRDQKQDQAFANDILEEIAMAVGVPVEPSEIGKELASIRKEKEEAANRKEKAEFVFLEQIIKLLSRADAARDYEEVKNQYLERVQVIEGYDSREKYILPLNSFLCCITGAVMVDPVSLNTGTTCERSAIEGWFYDGNRTDPKTKEVLDDTSLKSNIPIRQSIEEWRELNYCLLIRSIRENLLSNSNLQESLSQMQALIAENSINKDWISIGELTDNVISILGNSNDREVKMKILITLKDAVEGHARNKEKLAESQGWDHIIACLECDSNNSNAAIDLLYELLQDRSGWNQCFCKKLSENNTAVPFLVTLVKDPENDSAEVAQKILKELFEINEGSIITAANCGWHKPLADRMIRGPDSRMSMAKAIVNLELDDLNLIQLGKEGVITPLIEMLSGSIESKDLSLSALVKLAGSHANKGIIASSGGVPLILDLLFSPRTRAFITIKCSEILEKLSSSDDGIDFFVDGEGKQLELDSIITNLLHLQQSSNSGHNLRKPTLRALLGICKFETGFVKKAILAANGVSLILPLLDDSDSEIRETAINLLFLFSQHEPEGVVEYLFKPRRLEALIGFLENDDNDNVQMAAAGLLANLPKSERELTSKLIEMGGLDAIISILKTGKMEAKEHALSALFRFTDPTNIESQRDLVKRGIYPLLVNFLNTGSITAKAIAAAFIGDLSMSTPKLTDVSKPTGCWFCRPSRVPLCAAHDSICSATTTFCLLEADALPGLIKLLQGEVHATAFEAIQTLSTLVLEEFPHRGARLLHESNAMRPLLEILNWGSESLKAEALGLLEKVFVSKEMVEYYGMTARSRLVCLTGNNIYGDGHLRRKAAKVLSLLERYSKSSSSAISGVLE, encoded by the exons ATGGTAGGATTGGAACTCATACCAATAGGTACAATTTTAACTGTTGTAACAAACCAAGTATTGCGAACAGCTCATGCTGCAGCTGATGTTCTTATTGGCAAAGAGAGTTTCAAAGCACTTTCGAAATATCTATTCGATATCGAGCCAGTACTAAAGGAGTTACAGCGTCAAGAATTGAATGATTCTCAACCTGCAAGATTTGCTCTAGAGTCCCTCGAAGCAGATGTTAAAAGAGCGAATACTTTGGTTGAGAAATACAAGAATCGCGGACGATTCTACTTACTAGTTAAGTGTCGTTCGATAGTCGAGGAAGTTGAGCAAGTCACAAGGGATATTGGAAGGTCTTTAGCTGCACTGTCGATTGCGAATACTGAAGTGCTGTCGAGGATTTCTGATCAGGTTGATAAGCTGCAAGATGAGATGCAAAGAGTTGAGTTTGAGGCTTCGCAATCTCAGCTTGAGATTGTTGATAAGTTGAACCAAGGCTTAAGAGATCAGAAACAAGATCAGGCTTTCGCGAATGATATACTTGAGGAGATTGCAATGGCGGTTGGAGTTCCCGTGGAACCGTCCGAAATAGGCAAAGAGTTGGCCAGCATTAGGAAGGAAAAAGAAGAGGCTGCTAATAGGAAAGAAAAGGCCGAATTCGTTTTCTTGGAGCAGATCATTAAGTTGCTCTCTAGAGCGGATGCGGCTAGAGACTACGAAGAAGTTAAGAATCAATATCTTGAAAGGGTTCAAGTGATAGAAGGATATGATTCGAGGGAGAAATATATCCTACCGCTTAATTCGTTTCTTTGCTGTATAACGGGAGCGGTTATGGTTGATCCTGTTAGCCTTAACACAGGTACAACATGTGAGAGATCGGCGATTGAAGGTTGGTTTTACGATGGAAATAGAACGGATCCGAAAACAAAAGAGGTTCTTGATGATACTAGCTTGAAGTCTAATATTCCGATAAGACAATCAATCGAAGAATGGAGAGAGCTTAATTATTGTCTTCTGATAAGGTCTATCAGGGAAAATTTGTTATCGAATTCTAATCTGCAAGAGTCCTTGAGCCAAATGCAGGCTCTAATAGCTGAGAATTCTATTAACAAGGATTGGATTTCTATTGGAGAACTTACGGATAATGTTATCTCGATCCTCGGAAACTCTAATGACAGAGAAGTGAAGATGAAGATTTTGATCACCTTGAAGGATGCTGTAGAGGGGCATGCAAGAAACAAG GAGAAATTGGCTGAATCACAAGGATGGGATCATATCATTGCGTGCTTAGAATGCGACTCTAACAATTCAAATGCAGCAATTGATTTGTTATATGAGTTGCTTCAAGACCGATCTGGTTGGAATCAATGTTTTTGCAAAAAACTTTCTGAGAACAACACTGCAGTTCCTTTCCTTGTAACTCTTGTAAAGGACCCTGAAAATGATTCGGCCGAGGTTGCGCAGAAGATTTTAAAGGAGctttttgaaataaatgaaggcAGCATTATCACTGCTGCTAATTGTGGCTGGCATAAGCCGCTAGCTGATCGTATGATTCGAG GACCTGATTCAAGAATGTCGATGGCGAAAGCCATAGTTAATTTGGAGTTGGATGATTTAAACTTGATACAACTTGGCAAGGAAGGAGTTATAACTCCTTTGATCGAAATGCTGTCTGGAAGTATTGAATCGAAAGACCTGTCATTATCAGCTCTTGTTAAGTTAGCTGGATCTCATGCCAACAAGGGAATTATCGCTTCCTCTGGAGGTGTTCCTCTTATTCTAGATTTATTGTTCTCGCCTCGGACAAGGGCTTTCATTACCATTAAATGCTCCGAAATTCTTGAgaaactttcttcttctgacgATGGAATTGATTTCTTTGTTGATGGAGAAGGGAAACAGCTTGAGTTAGATTCCATCATCACCAATTTGCTACATTTGCAACAAAGTTCGAATTCAGGCCACAACCTCCGAAAGCCTACCTTACGCGCTCTCCTCGGCATTTGCAAATTCGAGACTGGTTTTGTGAAGAAAGCAATTCTTGCAGCCAATGGTGTATCTCTAATCCTTCCACTTCTTGATGATTCCGACTCAGAAATCCGAGAGACTGCGATAAACCTGCTCTTTCTTTTCTCTCAGCATGAACCAGAAGGAGTAGTTGAATACCTCTTCAAGCCTAGGAGGCTAGAAGCTTTGATTGGATTTCTCGAGAACGATGACAACGATAACGTACAAATGGCTGCAGCCGGTTTACTAGCCAACTTACCGAAATCAGAACGAGAACTAACCTCAAAGTTGATTGAAATGGGAGGACTTGACGCAATCATAAGCATTTTAAAGACCGGAAAAATGGAAGCAAAAGAACACGCTCTCAGCGCACTCTTCAGGTTCACGGATCCTACAAACATCGAGTCACAGCGCGATTTAGTTAAACGCGGAATATACCCCTTGCTTGTAAACTTTCTCAATACTGGTTCAATCACTGCAAAGGCAATAGCAGCAGCTTTCATCGGCGATCTTTCAATGAGCACACCAAAGCTAACAGATGTTTCAAAACCAACTGGTTGCTGGTTTTGCAGACCATCGCGCGTTCCCTTATGCGCAGCGCACGACAGCATATGCAGCGCGACAACCACCTTCTGTCTATTGGAAGCAGATGCTTTACCTGGTTTGATAAAGCTGTTACAAGGAGAGGTTCATGCAACTGCTTTTGAAGCAATACAAACACTTTCTACATTGGTTTTAGAGGAGTTTCCACATCGAGGCGCTCGTTTGTTGCATGAGTCAAATGCAATGAGGCCTTTATTGGAGATTTTGAATTGGGGTAGTGAGTCACTAAAGGCAGAAGCTTTAGGACTTTTGGAGAAGGTTTTTGTGTCAAAGGAAATGGTGGAATACTACGGAATGACGGCGAGATCGCGGcttgtttgtttgactggaaatAATATATATGGGGATGGTCACCTTAGAAGGAAAGCTGCTAAGGTATTGTCATTGCTTGAACGTTATTCTAAGTCTTCATCATCTGCTATTTctggagttttggagtga